A DNA window from Helianthus annuus cultivar XRQ/B chromosome 15, HanXRQr2.0-SUNRISE, whole genome shotgun sequence contains the following coding sequences:
- the LOC110913716 gene encoding uncharacterized protein LOC110913716: MASNPWWPSSSDDEEEMFFANAVLRAGQILIEEEEEEEEEEEDFSSENVITTRIRINRDRQGAHEKLVNDYFSDEPLYNADIFRRRFRMSRRLFTRIANDLAGLDPFFTQRPDARNYEGFTTLQKCTAAIRQLAYGIVSDALDEYLQMSARTTRECLYRFCHNVVKLYSKKYLRKPIAYDVQQLYQAHEARHGFPGMLGSIDCMHWGWHNCPTAWRGQYTRGDHGYPTVILEAVASQDLWIWHSFFGLPGSLNDLNVLYQSAIFTDVVNGTGPDTRFTVSGVEYRRGYYLADGIYPSWSTIVKTIPYPEDEKRKKFAKRQEAARKDIERAFDEGRAICEYDENASWGNTIPVDPPQQDLNSFSLTHDFTHANLQQDLVEHIWNNVNMVDGDGAEDEDE; this comes from the exons ATGGCTTCTAATCCTTGGTGGCCCTCGTCTTCGGATGACGAAGAGGAGATGTTTTTCGCAAACGCTGTACTACGGGCGGGACAGATTCTAatcgaagaggaagaggaagaggaagaggaagaggaagactTCTCGTCTGAAAATGTTATTACCACACGAATACGGATTAACAGAGACCGCCAAG GAGCGCACGAGAAATTGGTGAACGATTATTTTTCGGATGAACCACTTTACAACGCCGACATTTTCAGACGCAGGTTCCGAATGAGTCGCCGCTTATTCACACGGATTGCCAATGATTTGGCGGGGCTAGACCCGTTTTTCACGCAACGTCCTGATGCTCGAAATTATGAAGGGTTTACAACGTTACAAAAGTGTACtgcggccattcgccaactggcGTACGGGATAGTGTCCGACGCTTTGGACGAGTACTTACAGATGTCGGCAAGAACTACGCGGGAATGTTTGTATCGGTTTTGCCATAATGTGGTGAAACTGTATAGCAAAAAATATTTGCGGAAACCAATCGCGTATGATGTTCAACAGTTGTACCAAGCTCATGAAGCAAGGCACGGGTTTCCGGGAATGCTTGGTAGCATTGATTGTATGCATTGGGGGTGGCATAATTGCCCGACTGCGTGGCGCGGCCAATATACGCGAGGTGATCACGGCTATCCAACCGTGATACTTGAAGCCGTGGCATCACAAGATTTGTGGATATGGCATTCTTTCTTTGGTCTCCCTGGTTCACTCAACGACCTCAACGTGTTATACCAATCGGCGATCTTTACCGATGTCGTTAATGGAACCGGTCCGGACACACGTTTTACAGTTTCTGGGGTTGAGTATAGACGTGGGTATTATCTTGCTGACGGGATATATCCGTCTTGGTCTACAATTGTAAAGACTATTCCATATCCCGAGGacgaaaaaaggaaaaaattcgCCAAGCGTCAAGAAGCTGCAAGAAAAGACATCGAACGTGCTTTTG ACGAAGGTCGGGCGATTTGTGAGTATGATGAGAATGCATCTTGGGGGAACACTATCCCGGTTGATCCCCCACaacaggatttaaactcgttcTCGCTAACACACGACTTCACGCATGCAAACCTTCAACAAGATTTGGTAGAACATATTTGGAACAACGTTAACATGGTGGACGGTGACGGAGCCGAAGACGAAGACGAGTAG